Proteins encoded by one window of Microbacterium testaceum:
- the uraH gene encoding hydroxyisourate hydrolase: protein MTHLTTHVLDATAGAPATGVAVTLSHLDGATIDSSTTDADGRLSLGPDVLADGDYALTFATGAYFRSRGIASFHPIAMIAFTVSGEAHLHVPLLLSPFAYSTYRGS, encoded by the coding sequence ATGACGCACCTCACCACCCACGTCCTGGATGCCACGGCCGGCGCGCCCGCGACCGGGGTCGCCGTGACGCTGTCGCACCTCGACGGCGCGACCATCGACTCCTCCACCACCGATGCCGACGGGCGGCTCTCGCTCGGCCCCGACGTCCTCGCCGACGGCGACTACGCCCTGACGTTCGCGACGGGCGCCTACTTCCGCTCGCGCGGCATCGCGTCGTTCCACCCGATCGCGATGATCGCCTTCACCGTCTCGGGCGAGGCGCACCTGCACGTGCCGCTGCTGCTGAGCCCCTTCGCCTATTCGACCTACCGCGGCAGCTGA
- a CDS encoding amino acid ABC transporter ATP-binding protein: protein MSAVTATRGLVEVHGVRKSFHGVEVLKGIDLTVEPGEVVALLGPSGSGKSTLLRTINHLETVDAGSVTVDGEFIGYELRHGKLHELREREILQRRTQVGIVFQNFHLFPHLTALENITEAPLALKRVNKSEARELALGLLDRVGLAAKADAYPRQLSGGQQQRVAIARALALQPKVLLFDEPTSALDPELVGEVLDVIRDLAKLGTTLVIVTHEIGFAREVADRVVFLDEGRIVEQGTPDEVLTRPQHPRTREFLAKVLG, encoded by the coding sequence ATGAGCGCGGTCACCGCCACCCGCGGACTCGTCGAGGTGCATGGCGTGCGCAAGAGCTTCCACGGGGTCGAGGTGCTGAAGGGCATCGACCTCACCGTCGAGCCCGGCGAAGTCGTGGCCCTGCTGGGCCCGAGCGGTTCGGGCAAGTCGACGCTGCTGCGCACCATCAATCACCTCGAGACCGTGGATGCCGGCTCGGTCACGGTCGACGGCGAATTCATCGGGTACGAGTTGCGCCACGGGAAGCTGCACGAGCTGCGCGAGCGCGAGATCCTGCAGCGGCGGACCCAGGTGGGGATCGTGTTCCAGAACTTCCACCTCTTTCCGCACCTCACCGCCCTCGAGAACATCACCGAGGCGCCACTCGCTCTCAAGCGTGTGAACAAGAGCGAGGCGCGCGAACTCGCCCTCGGTCTGCTCGACCGGGTGGGCCTCGCCGCGAAGGCCGACGCCTACCCCCGCCAGTTGTCGGGCGGCCAGCAACAGCGCGTCGCGATCGCCCGCGCCCTCGCGCTGCAGCCGAAGGTGCTGCTGTTCGACGAACCGACGAGCGCCCTCGACCCCGAGCTGGTGGGCGAGGTGCTCGATGTCATCCGCGACCTCGCGAAGCTCGGCACCACGCTCGTGATCGTCACGCACGAGATCGGCTTCGCCCGCGAGGTCGCCGACCGCGTGGTCTTCCTCGACGAGGGCCGCATCGTCGAGCAGGGCACGCCCGACGAGGTGCTCACCCGACCGCAGCACCCGCGCACGCGCGAGTTCCTCGCGAAGGTGCTCGGCTGA
- a CDS encoding putative T7SS-secreted protein: MSELGQTSDPVDLIPGSVSGLDEFVWQWRERARTAGEIAAQLTELPAPEGWEGAAAEGFAARLPDVSSQWQQLAESLNTAADALDEYATVLGWAQQKAGDAIAMWQAAQAQTAEGIESYRQAERQAGATGIVPFYTDAGAATRNDAQSLLAYARSEVRDAGETAAHALTAITPPEALTWEGAGALFLGALVVQGQIHWDTLANLVNGTASVGNAILRNPDALLALLGGGAMLISGGAAALGGGGLAATGVGSVPGGAAVVGGVAVAGTGGALAAAGASKLAGEATGSAGVMLMEKQRGVDRGDGRDDYGHFAPGQGNKPWVDKEKQGLDEIENELGEKIVRLKARSSLEGSPQQRYFDGYYKNADGSYTAVEVKSGSALDKYPRNEGNQKAFDEAISPENPASVTLNGERVSITNVRVQKVE, from the coding sequence GTGAGTGAACTCGGGCAGACGTCCGACCCCGTCGACCTCATCCCCGGATCGGTGAGCGGTCTCGATGAGTTCGTGTGGCAGTGGCGTGAGCGCGCTCGTACTGCTGGCGAGATAGCCGCCCAGCTTACGGAACTCCCCGCGCCGGAAGGCTGGGAAGGGGCTGCCGCGGAGGGCTTTGCAGCCCGCCTCCCCGACGTCAGCAGTCAATGGCAACAACTCGCGGAGTCATTGAACACGGCAGCCGACGCGCTGGATGAATACGCAACCGTACTCGGGTGGGCACAGCAGAAGGCGGGCGATGCCATCGCCATGTGGCAGGCCGCGCAAGCGCAAACGGCCGAGGGAATCGAGAGCTACCGGCAGGCGGAACGCCAGGCGGGCGCGACAGGCATCGTGCCCTTCTATACAGACGCAGGCGCAGCGACCCGAAATGACGCGCAGAGTCTGCTCGCCTACGCCCGGTCGGAGGTTCGAGACGCGGGCGAGACCGCGGCGCACGCGCTGACCGCCATCACGCCGCCGGAAGCACTCACCTGGGAAGGGGCCGGCGCGCTCTTCCTGGGAGCGCTCGTCGTTCAAGGCCAGATCCACTGGGACACTCTGGCGAATCTGGTGAACGGTACCGCCTCGGTCGGTAACGCCATCTTGCGGAACCCAGACGCACTCCTGGCGCTCCTGGGGGGCGGGGCGATGTTGATCAGCGGCGGCGCGGCGGCTCTCGGTGGTGGAGGGCTGGCCGCGACCGGGGTGGGAAGCGTTCCGGGCGGGGCTGCGGTCGTCGGTGGCGTCGCCGTCGCGGGGACCGGCGGCGCGTTGGCGGCCGCGGGCGCCTCGAAGCTGGCCGGTGAGGCAACCGGCAGCGCCGGTGTCATGCTGATGGAGAAGCAGCGTGGGGTCGACCGTGGCGATGGGCGCGACGATTACGGGCACTTCGCGCCCGGGCAAGGCAATAAGCCGTGGGTGGATAAGGAGAAGCAGGGGCTGGACGAGATCGAGAACGAGCTTGGCGAGAAAATTGTCAGGTTGAAGGCTCGCAGTTCTCTCGAGGGGTCTCCCCAGCAGCGATACTTTGACGGCTACTACAAGAACGCTGACGGCAGCTATACGGCCGTCGAAGTCAAGAGCGGCAGCGCGTTGGATAAATATCCGCGAAACGAGGGGAATCAGAAAGCATTTGACGAGGCAATCTCCCCGGAGAACCCGGCGAGCGTGACGTTGAATGGCGAACGAGTCTCAATCACAAACGTGCGCGTGCAGAAAGTGGAGTGA
- a CDS encoding WXG100 family type VII secretion target: MTIRFDGDRHAQLVEVLRDATESIGRHLENLDAIVAAGRDEWTGDARTAYDTAHRQWSQALERMNANLDDAASGMDAARSAFETAEALVTRLWG; the protein is encoded by the coding sequence ATGACCATCCGATTCGATGGCGACCGCCATGCCCAACTCGTCGAGGTGCTTCGCGACGCGACCGAGTCCATCGGACGTCACCTCGAGAATCTCGACGCAATTGTCGCGGCGGGAAGAGACGAGTGGACCGGGGACGCGAGGACGGCGTACGACACCGCCCATCGACAATGGTCGCAAGCGCTCGAGCGCATGAATGCGAACCTAGACGATGCCGCGTCGGGTATGGACGCGGCGCGCTCGGCGTTTGAGACCGCGGAAGCCTTGGTTACTCGCCTCTGGGGATGA
- a CDS encoding GNAT family N-acetyltransferase, which yields MTTTLTVRLVAPHEYAEAGRITAEAYRASYDGLSEAYLASLADVSGRVEQGEVWVALDGDGIVGTVWTPRPGERLSPLAREGELDFRQLAVAPSARGRGVGELLTRHVLDLARERGATRVVMNSGPEMLGAHALYAKLGFRRLSEREYPVEVEPGRFLDLRAFGFDL from the coding sequence ATGACAACAACCCTCACCGTCCGACTCGTGGCCCCGCACGAGTACGCGGAGGCCGGGCGGATCACCGCCGAGGCCTACCGTGCCAGCTACGACGGGCTGTCGGAGGCGTACCTCGCCTCGCTCGCCGACGTCTCCGGCCGGGTGGAGCAGGGCGAGGTATGGGTCGCGCTCGACGGGGACGGGATCGTCGGCACGGTGTGGACCCCGCGGCCCGGCGAGCGGCTCTCGCCCCTGGCCCGCGAGGGTGAGCTCGACTTCCGCCAGCTCGCGGTGGCACCGTCGGCGCGCGGCCGCGGCGTCGGCGAGCTGCTCACGCGGCACGTGCTCGACCTCGCGCGCGAGCGCGGCGCGACCCGCGTGGTGATGAACAGCGGCCCCGAGATGCTCGGCGCGCACGCGCTCTACGCGAAGCTCGGCTTCCGTCGCTTGAGCGAGCGCGAGTATCCGGTCGAGGTGGAGCCCGGGCGGTTCCTCGACCTGCGGGCGTTCGGGTTCGACCTGTAG
- a CDS encoding type VII secretion target, translating into MSKLSVDPESLRTTAARLEVVRDSAGAFTETCPANVGHADVARSVSSLAVDTADSWKSAVEDLAHLVERLRQSADLYERTDRDVVVPGGAVPK; encoded by the coding sequence GTGTCGAAACTCTCCGTCGATCCCGAGTCGCTGCGGACGACCGCCGCACGCCTCGAGGTCGTGCGCGACTCCGCTGGCGCGTTCACGGAGACGTGTCCGGCAAACGTGGGCCACGCCGACGTGGCACGGTCGGTCTCGAGTCTTGCGGTGGACACGGCGGATTCGTGGAAAAGCGCGGTCGAAGATCTCGCTCATCTCGTCGAGCGGCTCCGACAGAGCGCCGATCTCTACGAAAGGACGGATCGAGATGTCGTCGTGCCCGGCGGGGCGGTCCCGAAGTGA
- a CDS encoding amino acid ABC transporter permease, with protein MTTTAPAPADRSTAPATAPRSTAKVDLGTIAVVPTRHWWRWILSALLLFVVAQFAWSLVTNDRYMWGTFAQYFFSEPVLIGIGYTLSLTAISAVVGFSLGTLLALGRLSASPLLSAVAWGYIWFFRSVPLVVQIIVWYNLGYLYPTLGLGTPFTTDFWIVEFPTVQLVSAFAAAILGLGLHRAAYSAEIIRGGIVSVDPGQHEAAAALGIPASRRLFRIILPQAMRSIVPNATNEIIGLVKGASVVFVIAIPELFYAVQVIYNRNSRVIPLLLVAVVWYTLITTILSVAQYYIERYYARGSARALPPTPAQRARSWASTQWARLGDSPAPPRGPDAETPAAPKGGRA; from the coding sequence ATGACCACCACCGCGCCGGCCCCCGCCGACCGCTCGACAGCGCCCGCGACGGCGCCACGGTCGACCGCCAAGGTCGATCTCGGCACCATCGCCGTCGTGCCCACCCGTCACTGGTGGCGCTGGATCCTTAGCGCCCTGCTGCTGTTCGTCGTCGCCCAGTTCGCCTGGAGCCTCGTGACGAACGACCGCTACATGTGGGGGACGTTCGCGCAGTACTTCTTCTCGGAGCCGGTGCTGATCGGCATCGGCTACACGCTCTCGCTCACCGCGATCTCGGCCGTCGTCGGCTTCTCGCTCGGCACGCTGCTCGCCCTCGGTCGACTGTCGGCTTCTCCGCTGCTGAGCGCGGTGGCGTGGGGCTACATCTGGTTCTTCCGCTCGGTGCCCCTCGTCGTGCAGATCATCGTCTGGTACAACCTCGGCTACCTCTACCCGACGCTGGGACTCGGCACCCCCTTCACCACCGATTTCTGGATCGTGGAGTTCCCCACGGTCCAGCTCGTCAGCGCCTTCGCCGCCGCGATCCTCGGACTCGGGCTGCACCGGGCGGCGTACTCGGCCGAGATCATCCGCGGCGGGATCGTCTCGGTCGACCCCGGTCAGCACGAGGCGGCTGCGGCGCTCGGGATCCCGGCATCCCGTCGACTTTTCCGCATCATCCTGCCGCAGGCGATGCGCTCGATCGTGCCCAACGCCACGAACGAGATCATCGGGCTCGTGAAGGGCGCGTCGGTCGTGTTCGTCATCGCGATCCCCGAGCTGTTCTACGCCGTGCAGGTCATCTACAACCGCAACAGCCGCGTGATCCCGCTGCTGCTGGTCGCGGTGGTCTGGTACACGCTCATCACGACGATCCTCAGCGTCGCGCAGTACTACATCGAACGGTATTACGCCCGCGGGTCGGCTCGCGCGCTCCCCCCGACGCCGGCGCAGCGCGCCCGTTCGTGGGCGAGCACGCAGTGGGCGCGGCTCGGCGACTCCCCCGCTCCCCCGAGAGGGCCGGATGCCGAGACCCCCGCCGCCCCGAAGGGAGGCCGGGCATGA
- a CDS encoding DUF1684 domain-containing protein produces the protein MTENFAEQWTAWHEAHERRRADPHGFLAITGLYWLGERPAGIPGLPGIWHTGEDGPVVDLAEGESLEVEGGTLRGRFAFGPLDERGDVTVGFDGGVIEVARRGGRDLLRPRRPDADYLSRYAGTPAYPADPRWRIDVRFEAYAHPRAYEVGAAVDGLTHVYDAPGELAFEFDGVSHRLVAFPGHRPGELLVLFTDATSGVTTYAANRSVTVTAPDAEGRTVIDFTRATNLPCAYTDFATCPLPPAENRLPFAVEAGEKTPLSRAEGVATDAGIQAARS, from the coding sequence ATGACCGAGAACTTCGCCGAGCAGTGGACCGCTTGGCACGAGGCGCACGAGCGTCGCCGTGCCGACCCCCACGGATTCCTGGCCATCACGGGCCTGTACTGGCTGGGCGAGCGGCCCGCCGGCATCCCGGGCCTTCCGGGCATCTGGCACACCGGGGAAGACGGGCCCGTCGTCGATCTCGCGGAGGGGGAATCCCTCGAGGTCGAGGGTGGGACGCTGCGCGGCCGGTTCGCGTTCGGTCCCCTGGACGAGCGCGGCGACGTGACCGTCGGCTTCGATGGCGGGGTGATCGAGGTGGCCCGCCGGGGTGGCCGCGACCTCCTCCGACCCCGCCGGCCGGACGCGGACTACCTGTCGCGGTACGCGGGGACTCCCGCCTATCCGGCCGATCCCCGCTGGCGTATCGACGTGCGGTTCGAGGCGTACGCCCACCCACGGGCGTACGAAGTCGGAGCGGCCGTCGACGGTCTGACGCACGTCTACGACGCGCCGGGAGAGCTCGCCTTCGAGTTCGACGGCGTCTCTCATCGCCTCGTCGCCTTTCCCGGTCATCGACCGGGCGAGCTCCTCGTCCTCTTCACCGACGCCACCAGCGGCGTCACGACGTACGCGGCGAACCGGTCGGTCACGGTCACCGCACCGGACGCCGAGGGCCGCACCGTCATCGACTTCACCCGCGCGACGAACCTCCCCTGCGCCTACACCGACTTCGCGACCTGCCCCCTGCCGCCGGCCGAGAACCGTCTGCCGTTCGCCGTCGAGGCGGGCGAGAAGACGCCGCTGTCCCGCGCTGAGGGAGTGGCGACGGATGCCGGCATCCAGGCGGCCCGCTCATGA
- a CDS encoding ABC transporter substrate-binding protein: protein MALSKKQGIALGVIAAALVAVVGVGVTVGLNRPVDAVAAPEPSASATNTPAEWVHTDAVPDAVAALKASGFTPIEPGKLTVAVGAFVPPLSYVPEGETLPSGTEPNIGSLIAEGLGLEYNPVVVAWADWPLGIQSGKYDLITANVTVTEERKELYDFASYRQDLLGFAVRADSSIAKIETADDISGLKIVVGSGTNQEKVLLSWNEELAAAGKAPADLQYYDDTAAATLALLSGRVDATFGPNATAAWAARDTGETRVVGVVPGGYPLQADIAAGTKKGNGLVEPVQIVLNDLIADGKYAEVLTAWNLDSEGISTSQINPPGLPKS from the coding sequence ATGGCACTCAGCAAGAAGCAGGGGATCGCGCTCGGCGTGATCGCCGCAGCCCTCGTCGCCGTCGTCGGCGTCGGCGTCACCGTCGGCCTCAACCGACCGGTCGATGCGGTCGCGGCGCCCGAGCCCTCGGCATCCGCCACGAACACCCCCGCGGAGTGGGTGCACACCGACGCCGTGCCCGACGCCGTGGCGGCCCTCAAGGCGAGCGGCTTCACCCCCATCGAGCCGGGCAAGCTGACGGTCGCCGTCGGCGCGTTCGTCCCCCCGCTCAGCTACGTGCCCGAGGGCGAGACGCTGCCGTCGGGCACCGAACCCAACATCGGTTCGCTCATCGCCGAAGGACTCGGCCTCGAGTACAACCCGGTCGTGGTGGCGTGGGCGGACTGGCCCCTCGGCATCCAGTCGGGAAAGTACGACCTGATCACCGCCAACGTCACCGTGACCGAGGAGCGCAAAGAGCTGTACGACTTCGCGAGCTACCGGCAGGATCTGCTGGGCTTCGCCGTGCGCGCCGACAGCTCGATCGCGAAGATCGAGACCGCCGACGACATCTCGGGGCTGAAGATCGTCGTCGGCTCGGGTACCAACCAAGAGAAGGTGCTGCTCAGCTGGAACGAAGAGCTCGCCGCCGCCGGCAAGGCCCCCGCCGACCTGCAGTACTACGACGACACCGCCGCAGCGACCCTCGCCCTGCTCTCGGGCCGCGTCGACGCGACGTTCGGGCCGAACGCGACCGCCGCGTGGGCGGCGCGCGACACCGGTGAGACGAGGGTCGTCGGCGTGGTTCCGGGCGGGTACCCGCTGCAGGCCGACATCGCCGCGGGTACCAAAAAGGGCAACGGCCTCGTCGAGCCCGTGCAGATCGTGCTGAACGACCTCATCGCCGACGGGAAGTACGCCGAGGTGCTGACGGCCTGGAACCTCGACTCCGAGGGCATCTCGACCTCGCAGATCAACCCGCCGGGACTCCCGAAGTCCTGA
- a CDS encoding LLM class flavin-dependent oxidoreductase, whose protein sequence is MTRPLRSLGFLTIGLFDRDDPRTGHETTLSIIERGERLGFDSAWLRDRHLQYGISSPVAVLSAASQRTSRIRLGTAVIPLGWENPLRLAEDLATVDVLSGGRLEPGFSVGPPRRLDEIAPALYPDTADHEDFGYERLARLRRLLAGERVSPFAGREGIEEYSERVEPHSAGLADRLWYGAGSPTSTTWAAANGFHLLTSSVIQSVHSTDFDAEQDAQIRLYRETHPHGENARVSQGLVVVPTDTATPEQRRRYEAYAESRRGRVGIPQGPRGLLFAEDLIGTSEQIAERLLSSRSFPQVDEVAFALPFDFAAADYEQILEDIAGRLGPLLGWSPAAAS, encoded by the coding sequence GTGACTCGCCCGCTGCGCTCCCTCGGCTTCCTCACCATCGGCCTCTTCGATCGCGACGACCCGCGCACCGGCCACGAGACGACGCTGTCGATCATCGAGCGCGGCGAGCGGCTCGGCTTCGACAGCGCGTGGCTGCGCGATCGGCACCTGCAGTACGGCATCTCCTCCCCCGTCGCGGTGCTCTCCGCGGCCTCGCAACGTACGAGCCGCATCCGTTTGGGGACCGCGGTGATCCCGCTCGGATGGGAGAACCCGCTGCGACTCGCGGAAGACCTCGCGACCGTCGACGTGCTCTCGGGCGGGCGCCTCGAGCCCGGCTTCTCGGTCGGACCGCCCCGACGTCTCGACGAGATCGCCCCCGCGCTCTACCCCGACACCGCCGACCACGAGGACTTCGGGTACGAGCGGCTGGCCCGACTGCGCCGTCTTCTCGCCGGAGAGCGAGTCAGTCCCTTCGCCGGCAGAGAGGGGATCGAGGAGTACTCCGAGCGGGTCGAGCCGCACTCCGCGGGTCTTGCCGATCGGCTCTGGTACGGCGCAGGAAGTCCCACCTCGACGACCTGGGCGGCCGCGAACGGCTTCCACCTGCTCACCAGCAGCGTCATCCAGTCGGTGCACTCGACCGACTTCGACGCCGAGCAGGACGCGCAGATCCGCCTCTACCGCGAGACGCACCCCCACGGGGAGAACGCGCGGGTGTCGCAGGGGCTCGTCGTGGTACCGACCGACACCGCCACGCCCGAACAGCGCCGACGCTATGAGGCGTACGCCGAGTCGCGGCGCGGGAGGGTCGGCATCCCTCAGGGGCCGCGCGGGCTGCTGTTCGCGGAGGACCTCATCGGCACGTCGGAGCAGATCGCTGAGCGGCTGCTGTCGTCGCGGTCCTTTCCGCAGGTCGACGAGGTCGCGTTCGCGCTGCCGTTCGATTTCGCTGCGGCTGACTACGAGCAGATCCTCGAGGACATCGCGGGGCGCCTCGGGCCGCTGTTGGGGTGGTCGCCGGCGGCCGCGTCATAA
- a CDS encoding M20/M25/M40 family metallo-hydrolase, producing the protein MTDAPTPQVAGAGASQPGTLETEALEHIRALIRIDSVNTGEAATIGDGETRAALYVKEHLDEVGYETVLVEPRPGRASVVARLAGSDPDAGALVAHAHLDVVPVDAGDWTHPPFGAEIHDGLLYGRGAVDMKDFAGMLLAIARAFRRDGVVPRRDLIFAFFADEEAGGVWGARWLVENRPELFAGATEALSEVGGFSIPLPDDRRAYLVATAEKGVTVATLTARGVASHGSRPTADNAVVRLARAVAAVGAHRFPVVRTATLDRFFEVYGRTSGEPLDGEDLSRLGFSASVIDAGARNTVSPTVLTAGGKINVIPASASATLDVRVVPGQADALRDELAAVVGDDIEIAWSRYIPAIEAPAEGRLMDVLQDAVTAEDPDGTVVPYLLPASTDNKHLSRLGIRGYGFVPLRVPADFDVFGQFHTADECVPVEALFFGTRVTARILRNA; encoded by the coding sequence GTGACCGACGCGCCCACGCCGCAGGTTGCCGGGGCCGGAGCTTCGCAGCCCGGAACGCTCGAGACCGAGGCACTGGAGCACATCCGCGCGCTCATCCGGATCGACAGCGTCAACACGGGCGAGGCGGCGACCATCGGCGACGGCGAGACGCGCGCCGCGCTCTACGTCAAGGAGCACCTCGACGAGGTCGGCTACGAGACGGTTCTGGTCGAGCCCCGCCCGGGGCGCGCAAGCGTGGTCGCCCGGCTGGCCGGTTCGGATCCGGATGCCGGCGCCCTTGTCGCCCACGCGCACCTCGACGTCGTACCGGTCGACGCCGGGGACTGGACGCACCCGCCCTTCGGCGCCGAGATCCACGACGGCCTGCTCTACGGTCGCGGGGCCGTCGACATGAAGGACTTCGCCGGAATGCTGCTGGCCATCGCCAGGGCGTTCCGCCGCGACGGGGTCGTTCCGCGGCGCGACCTGATCTTCGCGTTCTTCGCCGACGAAGAGGCCGGGGGCGTGTGGGGCGCGCGATGGCTCGTCGAGAACCGCCCCGAGCTCTTCGCCGGAGCCACCGAGGCGCTCAGCGAGGTCGGCGGCTTCTCGATCCCCCTGCCCGACGACCGCCGCGCGTACCTCGTCGCCACCGCGGAGAAGGGCGTGACGGTCGCCACGCTGACCGCCCGCGGGGTCGCGTCGCACGGCTCCCGCCCCACCGCCGACAACGCGGTCGTGCGCCTCGCGCGGGCCGTGGCCGCGGTCGGCGCGCATCGCTTCCCCGTCGTGCGGACCGCGACACTCGACCGCTTCTTCGAGGTCTACGGACGCACCAGCGGTGAGCCCCTCGACGGTGAAGATCTCTCTCGCCTGGGGTTCTCGGCATCCGTCATCGATGCGGGGGCGCGCAACACGGTCTCGCCGACCGTGCTCACGGCCGGCGGCAAGATCAACGTCATCCCCGCCTCTGCGAGCGCAACGCTCGACGTGCGCGTGGTGCCCGGGCAGGCGGACGCGCTGCGCGACGAGCTTGCGGCCGTCGTCGGCGACGACATCGAGATCGCGTGGTCGCGGTACATCCCCGCGATCGAGGCTCCGGCCGAGGGGCGGCTGATGGACGTGTTGCAGGATGCCGTGACCGCCGAAGACCCCGACGGCACCGTCGTGCCGTACCTGCTGCCCGCCAGCACCGACAACAAGCACCTCAGTCGTCTCGGCATCCGGGGCTACGGCTTCGTGCCGCTGCGCGTGCCGGCCGACTTCGACGTATTCGGGCAGTTCCACACGGCCGACGAGTGCGTGCCGGTGGAGGCCCTGTTCTTCGGGACGCGCGTGACGGCGCGGATCCTGCGCAACGCGTAG
- a CDS encoding GNAT family N-acetyltransferase — protein sequence MTGRTTIGAWAIENVPWEDERAVALRAAMDEEISPRYAEVYAAFDDETRALLAEDFAVDPVTMVEVILVRDAEGVAVGHAALRQLGDELEVKRVFVDPRARGRGASQVLMGELERLGRERGAARLILQTGNRQPEAIALYVRLGYRPIDIYPPYLRFPASRCFEKVLTD from the coding sequence ATGACGGGTCGAACGACGATCGGCGCATGGGCGATCGAGAACGTCCCGTGGGAGGACGAGCGGGCCGTGGCCCTGCGCGCGGCGATGGACGAAGAGATCAGCCCGCGCTACGCCGAGGTGTACGCGGCCTTCGACGACGAGACGCGCGCCCTGCTGGCCGAGGACTTCGCCGTCGACCCGGTCACGATGGTCGAGGTGATCCTCGTCCGGGATGCCGAGGGCGTCGCGGTCGGTCATGCCGCGCTGCGTCAGCTCGGCGACGAGCTCGAGGTCAAGCGCGTCTTCGTCGACCCCCGCGCGCGCGGTCGCGGTGCGAGCCAGGTGCTCATGGGCGAGCTCGAACGCCTCGGTCGGGAGCGCGGCGCGGCGCGGCTCATCCTGCAGACGGGCAACCGGCAGCCCGAGGCCATCGCCCTGTACGTGAGGCTCGGGTACCGCCCGATCGACATCTACCCGCCATATCTGCGGTTCCCGGCCTCTCGGTGCTTCGAGAAGGTGCTGACGGACTGA
- the hpxO gene encoding FAD-dependent urate hydroxylase HpxO, giving the protein MKVIVIGAGVGGTSAALALQKLGHEVVVYDRMRENRPVGAALSLWSNGVKVLNWLGLGPQVAALGGRMDDMAYYDGHTGDELCRFSLGPVTEQTGQRPYPVARADLQELMMDAVGTENLRLGMPLTSVSETDGVVTATFADGSVNTADLLIGADGARSLVRDYVTEPTGIRPERSYSGYVNYNGLVAADERIGPLDQWTTYVGDGKRCAVMPVAGNRFYFFVDVPGPSGVVEDRMAALEHAFGSWGAPGVRALLDGIDPDESLNRVEIWDIDPFDTWVRGRVAILGDAAHNTAPDIGQGACSALEDSFALGIVFATSTLGVEDSLKRYERIRTERAGDLVLRARKRAHETHAFDVAATQAWYDGLRREDGTGVIRGIVGNIEGSPVELGASVLR; this is encoded by the coding sequence ATGAAGGTCATCGTCATCGGCGCGGGAGTCGGCGGCACCTCCGCCGCCCTCGCCCTGCAGAAGCTCGGGCACGAGGTCGTCGTGTACGACCGCATGCGCGAGAACCGTCCGGTCGGTGCAGCCCTGTCGCTGTGGTCGAACGGCGTGAAGGTGCTCAACTGGCTCGGCCTGGGGCCGCAGGTCGCCGCCCTCGGCGGGCGCATGGACGACATGGCCTACTACGACGGCCACACCGGCGACGAGCTCTGCCGCTTCAGCCTCGGCCCCGTCACCGAGCAGACCGGCCAGCGTCCCTACCCCGTGGCGCGCGCCGACCTGCAGGAGCTCATGATGGATGCCGTGGGCACCGAGAACCTCAGGCTCGGGATGCCGCTGACCTCGGTGTCCGAGACCGACGGGGTGGTCACCGCCACCTTCGCCGACGGGTCCGTCAACACCGCCGACCTGCTGATCGGAGCCGACGGCGCCCGGTCGCTCGTGCGGGATTACGTCACCGAGCCCACCGGCATCCGTCCCGAACGCTCCTACTCGGGATACGTCAACTACAACGGCCTGGTGGCTGCCGACGAGCGGATCGGACCGCTCGATCAGTGGACCACCTACGTCGGCGACGGCAAGCGCTGCGCCGTCATGCCCGTCGCGGGCAACCGTTTCTACTTCTTCGTCGACGTGCCCGGACCATCGGGGGTGGTCGAGGACCGCATGGCGGCTCTCGAGCACGCGTTCGGGTCGTGGGGCGCTCCCGGGGTGCGTGCGCTGCTCGACGGCATCGACCCCGACGAGTCGCTGAACCGCGTCGAGATCTGGGACATCGACCCCTTCGACACCTGGGTGCGGGGGCGCGTGGCGATCCTGGGAGATGCGGCGCACAACACCGCCCCCGACATCGGGCAGGGCGCGTGCTCCGCGCTCGAGGACAGCTTCGCGCTCGGCATCGTGTTCGCGACCTCGACCCTCGGCGTCGAGGACTCGCTGAAGCGCTACGAGCGCATCCGCACCGAGCGGGCGGGCGACCTGGTGCTGCGCGCCCGCAAGCGCGCGCACGAGACGCACGCCTTCGACGTCGCCGCGACCCAGGCCTGGTACGACGGCCTGCGCCGCGAGGACGGGACGGGCGTGATCCGCGGCATCGTCGGCAACATCGAGGGCAGCCCGGTCGAGCTGGGCGCGAGCGTGCTGCGCTGA